From Pristiophorus japonicus isolate sPriJap1 chromosome 1, sPriJap1.hap1, whole genome shotgun sequence, a single genomic window includes:
- the LOC139256468 gene encoding transmembrane protein 74, with translation MASVELVFLGEGRSHPGAWKELDWGVHACYPHITSSAPGTAPFESYKHGHHRLSANDIKVCCDQELETSFTYVDENVNLQHAISPLSDKSHTIRSCHGSSSEIRHLSEGLQEISVVSDEDSSSESSDSPVDYGFISALLFLFSGITLVIISYVIPRDVTVNPDSVSAREMERLQKESARVGAHLDRCVIAGLGLLTLGGMLLSTLLMVSICKGELYRRQRFSSVARSGKIYGSFNFRLRSPGPNSSTQCFPLDAEETITID, from the coding sequence ATGGCTTCTGTGGAACTAGTTTTTCTGGGCGAAGGAAGAAGTCACCCCGGTGCGTGGAAAGAATTGGATTGGGGAGTACACGCCTGCTACCCGCACATCACGAGTTCAGCACCGGGGACAGCTCCCTTCGAGAGTTACAAACACGGGCACCACCGTCTGAGCGCAAACGACATCAAGGTGTGTTGCGACCAGGAACTGGAGACATCTTTCACATACGTGGATGAAAATGTCAACTTGCAACATGCAATCTCCCCTCTGTCCGACAAGAGCCACACTATCCGGTCCTGCCACGGTTCTTCCAGCGAGATCAGGCACCTATCCGAAGGGCTGCAGGAAATCTCAGTAGTGTCTGATGAGGACAGCTCATCCGAGAGCTCGGACTCTCCGGTGGACTATGGCTTCATCAGCGCTCTGCTCTTCCTTTTCAGTGGGATCACACTGGTCATCATATCCTACGTGATCCCCCGCGACGTGACTGTGAATCCGGACAGTGTTTCAGCCCGGGAGATGGAGAGACTCCAAAAGGAAAGCGCCCGGGTTGGTGCCCACCTGGACAGGTGTGTCATCGCTGGACTTGGCCTGCTGACCCTCGGGGGCATGCTCCTCTCCACCTTGTTAATGGTATCGATCTGCAAGGGCGAGTTATACCGGAGGCAGAGGTTTTCGTCCGTTGCGAGGTCGGGGAAGATTTATGGGTCGTTTAACTTTCGCTTGCGATCCCCAGGTCCCAACAGTTCTACCCAATGTTTCCCACTCGATGCAGAGGAGACGATAACTATTGATTAA